The following is a genomic window from Bordetella sp. H567.
ATCACCTGCAGCTGGATCTGCTCGCAGATCTTCTTCTGCGCGGCGAGGTCGGGCGCATTGAACCAATCCTGTCGCAGCTGTTCCAGCCTGGGGCTGTCGGGCCAGCCCCACCACGCCGCCTTGCCGTTGCCGCGCAGCGCCAGGTGCCCGGCCGGGTCCAGGTTGTTGGGGCCGGTCAGGCCGGTGAAGGCGACGTTCCAGCCGCCCTTGGACGGCGCATCCTGGTTGTTGCGGCGCTGTACCGCCGTGCCCCAGTCCATGGTCTGCACGTCGACGTTCAGGCCGACGCGCTTGAACAGGTCCGCGGTGACCAGCGCGGCGGCGTGATACGCGGGGAAATCGGCCGGGTCGATCAGGACGATGGCCTCGCCCTTGTAGCCGGCGGCCTTGATCAGCGCGCGCACCTTGTCCAGGTCGCGCTTGCCGGTCAACTTGTCCATGCCGGCCTCGGTCGCCATGGGCGTGCCCTCCACGAAGACGCCCATGCGGTCGCTCCAGTACTCCTTGAACTCCGTGCCGTTGATGGCCGTCATGTAGTCGGTCTGGTTGATCGACGCCAGCACCGCGCGGCGCATCAGCACGTTGTTGAACGGCGGCTGCAGGTGATTGAAGCGCAGGATCGCGACGGTGGGCAGGCTGCGCTTGAGCAGGGCGATGGAGGGGTCGGCCTTCAGCACGCCGAGGAAATCGTTGTCGACGGCCTCCACGCCATCCACTTCATGCGCCTGCAAGGCGGCGATGGCGGTGGCCCGGTCGGGCACGACGCTCCAGCGCACCTCGTCCATATGCGCGATCTTGGGCCCGGCGCTGAACTGCGGCGGGAAGCTGTCCTTGCGCGGCACATAGCCGGCGAACTTCTCATAGACGACGCGCGAGCCCGATACCCACTGCTCGCGCATGAAGCGGAAGGGGCCGCTGCCTATCATCTCGGTGACCGGCTTGTCATCCGGGCCCTTGGCCAGGCGTTCGGGCATGATGGCCGCCATGCTGCCGGTCTGCCGCCCCAGGGCGTGCAGCAGCAAGGGAAAGGGCTTCTTCAACTTGAACTGCAGCTGCTTGTCGTTCACCGCGGTCAGCTCGGCGGTCGCCGCCATCAACGATTTGCCCATCAGGTCGCGCAGCGCCCAGCGATGCAGGCTGGCGACCGCATCCTGTGCGCGCACGGGCGAACCGTCATGAAATACCAGCTGGTCCCGCAGCGTGATCACCCAGCGCAGGCCGTCGGCATCCATTTCATGGCCGGACGCCATCTGCGGATGCGGCTGGTAGTCGTTGTCCATCCCATAGAGCGTATCGAACACCATCTGCGCGTGATTCTGCGTGATCGTGGCGGTGGTAAAGGTGGGGTCCAGCAACGTCAGGTCGGTTTGCGGAATCCAGCGGAACTCGACGCGCGGCGCGGCCCGCAGATAGCCCGGCAGCGCCAGGGTCGCCGCGCTGGCGGAAGTGGTGATCAGGAATTGCCTACGGTCCATGTTCTGCTCCGGTTCGAGAGGAATGACCCAATACAAGGCCGACTAGGCCGGCCGCCGGATGGCGCGCCAGGAAAGTCCACGGCCCGCTTGCCCGCGACGCGGGTGTAACCACTACGGCGCGCCAACCCGCGGCGCGGCATGCACGCTCAATACAAGCCGCCGACCTGATGGCGGGCCACGAAATGACCCGGCCCGACCTGCTCCAGCGGCGGTATCCGCGGTTCATGGCCCAGGGGCCGGACCGGGCTGGGAAGCTCCGCGTTATCGACCCGGATGTCGCGCCGGCGCGTCGGATCGGGCACCGGCACGGCTTGCATCAGCTTGCGCGTGTAGGGATGGAGCGGGTTCTCGAACACGGCCTGGCGCGGACCGATTTCGACGACCTGGCCCAGGTACATCACCGCGACGCGATGGCTGACACGTTCGACCACCGCCATGTCATGCGAGATGAACAGATAGGCTACGCCCAGTTCGCGTTGCAGGTCGATCAGCAGATTGACGATCTGCGCCTGGATCGAGACATCCAGCGCGGACACCGATTCGTCGGCGATCAGCACGCGCGGGTTCACCGACAGCGCCCGCGCGATGCAAATACGCTGGCGCTGTCCGCCGGAGAACTGATGCGGCCACCGCGTCGCCATGGCGGGATCCAGGCCGACGCGCGCCATCAGCGCGGCCACGCGGCGATCGGCCTCGGCACCCCTGGCCACGCCATGGATCAGCATGGGTTCCTTGATGGACTCGCCGATGCGCATGCGCGGATTCAGCGACGCGAAGGGATCCTGGAAAACGAACTGCATGCCGCGCCGCAGCGCGCGCAAGGACTCCCGATCGTCGGCCCGTACCTCCCGGCCGTCGAATTCCACCGTGCCGGAGGTCATCCGCGCCAGCTGCAGGATGGAACGGCCGGTGGTGGTCTTGCCGCAGCCGGACTCGCCCACCAGGGACAGCGTTTCGCCGGCGTGCAGGTCGAAGCTGACCTTCTCGACCGCATGCACGCGTTGCTTGACACGGGCCAGGATGCCGCCGCGCACGTCGAAGCGCGTGACAAGGTCGCGCACGCGCAGGATGGGGTGCCCGGACGGCACCTTGCCGGGCGGGCTTGTATTCGCGGCGTCCGCCCGAACCGGCGGCGGGGAAGACCATGCCGCCGGTTGCGCTGTCGTCGGCATGGACGACCGTGCCGCCGCCCGCGATGCCGTGGGCGACGGCGGTGCGCATGACGATGCCCCGGACGACGGCGCCGGCGAGGATGCCTGCGCCGGCTCGGGCTCCACCAGATCGAAGCGCGCCGGTTCCGCCGTGCCGCGCATGGCGCCCAGCTTGGGCGCCGCCGCCATCAGCGCGCGGGTATAGGTCTCGCGCGGATGCGCGAACAGCCCCACCACGCTGTTGGTTTCAATGGCGCACCCGCGCCGCATCACCATCACACGGTCGGCGACTTCCGCGACGACTCCCATATCGTGGGTGATGAAGATCACCGCCATATCCATGTCGCGCTGCAGCTCGCGTATCAGTTGCAGGATCTGGGCCTGGATGGTGACGTCCAGCGCGGTGGTCGGCTCGTCGGCGATCAGCAGCGCCGGCTTGCAGGACAGCGCCATGGCGATCATCACGCGCTGGCGCATGCCGCCCGACAACTCATGCGGGTACCGGCGCATGACCGCGGCGGCGTCCGGAATGCGCACGCGGTCCAGGATGCGGCGCGCTTCGGCTTCGGCGGTGCGGGCGTCGCCGGGCTGGTGCAGGCGTATCGCCTCGACGATCTGCGCGCCGATGGACATGACCGGATTGAGCGAGGTCATCGGCTCCTGGAACACCATGCCTAGATCGGCGCCGCGCATCGCGCGCATCGCTTCGTGGCCGGCCTTGGCCAGATCGACCGTCCTGCCGTCGGGCCGATGGAAAGTCATCGTGCCCTGCACGATGCGGCCGCCGCCGAATTCGACCAGTCGCATGATGGCCAGCGAGGTCACCGACTTGCCTGAACCGGACTCGCCCACGATGGCCAGCGTTTCGCCGCGGTCCACGTGCAGGCTGACCTCGCGCACCGCCACGGTGGCCTGCGGCCCCGCGCCGAAGGCGACCGTCAGATCGGCAACATCCAGGACGCGGCGGCCGGTGGGCGCGTGTCGGACGCCGGGGGCGCGGCCGCCTGCGTCCGGCCGCACCGCATCCTGGGGAACGGCGGCATCCGGGGCGCCGGAATCGGGTGTGCTGGCCATGGTCAGATCCTTTTCGCCATGCGCGGATCGATGGCGTCGCGCAGGCCGTCGCCCAGCATATTGACGGCCAATATCGTGATCGACAGGAAGACCGCCGGAAAGGCGATCAGGTAAGGCTTGATCTGCCACAGCGCGCGGCCTTCGGCCATGATGTTGCCCCACGATGGCGTGGCCGGCGGCACGCCGGCGCCGATGAAGGACAGTCCCGCCTCCGCCAGGATGGCGACGCCGCAGATATAGGTGGCCTGCACGGTCAGCGGCCCGATGGTGTTGGGCAGGATGTGGCGCAGCACCACGCGCAGCCGGCTGGCGCCCGCGGCCACGGCGGATTCCACATAGGGCTGTTCGCGCAGCGACAGCACCACGCCGCGCACCAGGCGAACCACGCGCGGGATTTCCGCCAGCGTGATGGCGAAGATCACGTTGTGCAGGGACGCGCGGCTCAACGAGATCAGCGCGATGGCCAGCAGGATGGTCGGGATGGACATGAAACCGTCCATGATGCGCATGGCGACGGCATCGATCCAGCGCACGAAGCCCGCCGCGAGGCCGATCGCCACGCCGGCGACCGTCGAGAGGATGGCCACCGTGAAGCCCACGATCAGCGATACGCGCGCGCCGTAGATGACGCGCGAATAGACGTCGCGCCCAAGCAGATCGGTACCGAACCAGAAGCGCTCGCTGGGCGGCCGCGTCCGGTTGATCGGGGACAGCGCCGTCGGGTCCACGGTATGCAGCCACGGCGCGCACACCGCCACCAGCGCCAACAGCAGCAGAAGCACCCCACCCATGGCGATGGTGGGATGCTCGCGCATCATCTTGAAGAACGCGCGCATCAGTATTTGATCCTTGGATCGAAGACGCGATAGAGCAAGTCCACCGCCAGGTTGATCAGCACATACATGAAGCTGAACAGCAGGATCACCCCCTGGATCACCGGATAGTCCCGGCGCAGGATGGCGTCCACCGTCAGGCGCCCGAGCCCCGGTATGGAGAACACGGTTTCGGTGATCACGGTGCCGCTGATCAACAGCGCCACGCCGCTGCCGATCACGGTCAGGATGGGTACGGCGGCATTCTTCAGTGCATGGCGGAACAACAGGCTGCGATCGTGCACGCCTTTCGCGCGCGCGGTGCGCACATAATCCTGCGACAGCGTCTCCAGCAGCGTCGCGCGGGTGATGCGCGTGATCAGCGCGATATACACACTGCCCAGCGCCAGCGCGGGCAGCACCAGCGTGTACAGCGACGGCCACAGGCCGCGCGCCAGCGGCACGTAGCCCTGCACCGGAAACCAGCGCAGCTGCAGTCCCAGCACCCAGGCCAGCAGGTAGCCCACCACGAAGGAAGGGATGGAAAACCCCAGCACCGCGCTCAGCATGATGCCGCGGTCCTGCCAGGCGTTGTGCCGCCATGCCGCCAGCGCGCCCAGCGGCACGGCAACCGCCACGGACAGGATCAGCGTCATGATCATCAGGCTGAAGGTCGGCGCCAGCCGCTGGCCGACCATGTAGCTGACGGGCTGGCTGGTGAACAGCGACGTACCCAGGTCGCCGTGCAGCACCGCCCATATCCAGTGCCCGAAGCGAAGCAGGAAGGGCTGGTCCAGGCCCAAGGTGGCCCGGATGCGCGCAATGTCCTGTGCCGTGGCGTCCTCGCCCGCCAGCAGCGCGGCGGGATCGCCCGGCGCCAGGTCCAGCAGCGCGAAGACGAATAGCGCGACGAACAGCATGACCGGCAGCGTGGCGAGCAGTCGGCGCAGGATGTACGAGAACATCGGACCTCGTTGGGAAGCGCCGGGGAGTGCCGCGGCGCCCTGGCGGCGTCGCGACGTCCCGGCGGAACGCAGGGTTTGCGCGGTGCAAAAATTCTAGGGTTGGCGCGGCGCACGCAGCAATTTCAATATTCGCGCGCGCCCGTTGCCGAAATTAGAACAGCCCGCAAAGCCAATGAACACGCGGCTCTCCGGTCTGTACGTAGTGGCCCTGATGGGGATATCCCCAGGATGGGCAGGTTCCCGCTTCAAACCGCCACGTCGACCGAATCGGCCGCGCGCGGCCCGGCGCCGGAGCCCTGCACCAGGGCCGCTTCCGGCGGCGCGGTCACGATGCCGGTGCGGAAATCCACCGGCGGCTGCGCGCGCAGGCGATCCAGGTCCGGAAGCGGCCGGGCCAGCGCCGGATCGCGGGCCCAGGCCCACTCCAGCGATTTGCAGATTTCCAGCAGCGCCAGGTCCTGGCGGAAGCCGGCGATGACCTGCATGCCGAATGGCATGCCCGCATGATCGCGCCCGCAAGGCATGGACAGCGCGGGGTTGGTCATCAAGGTCACGACATAGGTCAGCGCCAGCCAGCGGTAATAGTTCTCCTGGGGCTTGCCGTTGATGCGGTCCAGCGCAAGCTGCGTCCACGGGAAGGGCGAGACCGGCGTGGTCGGTGCCAGGATCACGTCATAGTCCTGGTACAGCGCCTGGAAGGCCTTGAACATGCGGGTCTGGTCCAGGTGCGCCGCGGTATGGTCGGCCAGTGTCATCGCCGCGCCCATTTCGTAGTTCGCGCGAGGGTTCGGCCCCAGGTTGGCGGGGTCGGCCTCGTAGGCCTCGCGATAGCGGGCCACATAGTTGGCCGCGCGGATCACGTCAAAGCAGCGGTCCGCCGCCGCCAGGTCGGGATGCACTTCCTCGCAGCTTCTGAACAGATGGCGCATGGCGTCCATCCTGGCCAGGAACACGCGCCGGATATCGTCGTCCACGTCGCACACGCCGAAGTCCACGGTGTAGCCCACCCGCAGGCTCGCCAGGTCGCGCGGGCGCAGGCTGGCGAAAGCCGCCGCGTCGACGTCGTAGGACAGCGGATCGCAGTCCGCACGGCCGGCGATCGCCGACAGGTGCAGGCCCACGTCGTCCATCACGCGACCCATCGGCCCCACCACGGAGATCGGCGTCCAGCCGAGCGCACGCCGTTCCACCGGCACCAGCCCCGGCGACGGCCGGAAACCGATGACCCCGCACTTGGCGGCCGGGATGCGCAGGGACCCGCCCGTGTCCGAGCCGGTACAAAGCGGCAGCATATCGGTGGCCAGCGCCACGGCCGAACCGCCCGAGGAGCCGCCGCAGTTCAGCCGCGGATCGAAGGGATTACCCGTCGCGCCCCACACGGGATTGCGCGTATTCGCGCCGGCGCCCAGTTCCGGCACGTTGGTCTTGCCGACGACGATGGCGCCCGCGCGGCGCATGCGCGCCACCATCAGGTTGTCCGCCGACGGCACGTGGCCGCGGTACATGGGCGAACCGAAGGTGGTCAGCAGGCCTTCGGTTTCCTCCAGGTCCTTCACGCCCAGCGGCAAGCCGTGCAGCGCCCCCAGCGGCAAGCCGCGCAGCACCGCCGCCTCGGCCGCGCGCGCTTCCTGCCGCGCACGCTCGTAGCACGTCGCGGTAATCGCGTTCAGGTACGGGTTGAGCGCCTCGATGCGCGCCAGGCAGGCCTGCAGCAGCTCCACCGGCGAGATCGTCTTGTCGCCGATGGCGCGGCGCAAGTCCACGGTGGACCAGGAAACCAGGGAATCGGAAGAAGCCGGCATGGGAGTTTTCCGCCAGGATGAGGACGATGCCGATTCTGGAAGCGGCGTGCGCCCCTGTCCATTAGAGTTTTTCGCAGCAGACGTTCTGTAAATTCGAAGCGCCACATTGCGCGCAATCGCCGGGGCGCGATTGCGCATCGAGCCCTGCTACCTTGAATACGCCAGCGTGTCGGCCATGGGCATCCGGTAATCCGCCTCCGTCAGCTGCCGCCGCAGCTGGGCGGCCTGCGCTTCGCTCAGTTCGACCAGCGGCGGCCGCACGATGCGCCAGGCATCGTCCCCGGACTGCCACGCCACGGCCTCCTTCATCGCGGAGATCATGGGCAGCGCCTGGAAGATCCCGCGGATCTGGCGGATGCGCTCGTGCCAGGCGTCCGCCTGCGGCGTCTGCCATTCGCGATACACCCGCATGATCTCCGCCGCATTGACGTTGGCCGTGGCGGTGATGCATCCCACCGCGCCGGCACGCAGGCCGGGCAGCAGGAAGACTTCGCTGCCCGGGAAGACATCGAAGCCGTCGGCGGCGAACGCGCGCACCATGGCCTCGGTGTTCTCCCAGTCGCCGGAGCTGTCCTTGGCGCCCGCCACCTGCTTGGGATAGGCCTTGAGCAGGCGCTCGATCAGTCCCAGCGTGATGGGCACGCCGCTGACCGGCGGGATGTGATACAGGTACACCCGCAGCCGGTCGTCGCCCACGCCTTCGATCAGGTTCGCGTAGGCACGGAACAGCCCCTCGTCGCTGACGCCCTTGTAGTAGAACGGCGGCAGCACCAGCACGCCGGCGCAACCGGCCTGGACCGCGTGGCGGGTCAGCTCGATCGCGTCCGGCACCGCGCAGGCGCCGGTGCCTGGCATCATGCGGTCCGGCGGCAGGCCGGCCGCCAGCAGCGCATCCAGCAGCGCGCGCTTTTCCCCCACGGACATCGACGCGGCTTCCGAATTCGTGCCGAAGACGGCCAGCCCCACGCCTTGTTCGACCAGCGCCCGGCAGTGGCGCACCAGCCCTTGCGCGCTGGGCGTGCGGTCCGGATTGAAGGGCGTGAGAACGGGCGACAGGACGCCGCGCAGACGATGGTCATGATGGTGGGACATGGACGAACTCCTCCGGAACGAACCGGCCGTTCGACGTTCGGACGCCGGCGCGTGTATCGTTATGATGGTTGTCGGTTGCCCCGTCCATGGCATTGCCACGCACGGACGCCATACCGCACGGTAGCAGTGTGAGACCCCGGAGAACAATAGAAAAGCGGGTTCCGTTACTATCACACCGCAATATTTTTCAGCATACGCGGCGCGAACCTTCGATCGCCCATGCTGTCCCCTGCCCGGCGGCGCGCGGAACCTCCCAATGGATACCCGATACCTGCAGAGCTTCGTCACGGTGGCCGAAAGCGGCTCGTTCGCCCAGGCAGCGCGGCGGCTGGACCTGACGCCGACGGCGGTGGCCGCGCGCATCAAGGCGCTGGAAGACACCCTGGGCCTGTCGTTGATCAAGCGCGCCGGCCGCTCGGTGCGTCCCACCGAGGCCGGCATGCGTATCCTGGACCGTGCCCGCGCCCTGCTGCGCGATGCGCGCGACCTGGCGGCGCTGGCGGAAGACGAGGCCTCGTTCGGCGAGCTTCGGCTGGGGGTGTTCGTGTCCGCCATGACCAGCGTGCTGCCGCCGGTGCTCAAGCGGGTGTACGACCGTTATCCCAGCCTGTCCGTATTCGTCATGCCGGGCGCGTCGGTGGACCTGTGCCACCGCGTCGCCGCCGGCGAGCTGGATGCCGCCATCGTGGTGGAGCCGCAATTCGCCATCGGCAAGGCCGTGCGCTGGCAATCCATCATGGAAGAACCGCTGATCGTGGTTGCCCCCGCCTCCATGAAAGGCCGGGATGCGCACGAGCTGCTGCGCACCCAGCCCTTCATCCGTTATGACCGTTCCGTGCTGGGCGGACAGCTGGCGGACCGCTATCTGCGCGATCACCGCATCGTGCCGCACCAGCGCCTGGAAATGGACAGCCTGCTTGGCGTCGCGGCCCTGGTGGACCAGGGATTGGGCGTCGCCCTGCTGCCGGACTGGTCCTCGCTGTGGTCGTCCCGCTATGCCTTGACACGCGTCCCCTTGCCGGGCCGCACCCCCGTTCGCCGCGTCGGGCTGGTGTGGCAAACGCATGGCGCACGTACGGCGCTGGCCGAAACCTTGCTGGAGGATGCCCGCGCGGTGTTTCCGCGGGCCGCGGCGCGCCGTGGCGCGCGCGGGGACTGAACCCGGCGCAATCGGGCTAGCGCCGGCTTGCCTGGGCATGCGTTGTGGCCGGGGCCGGCTCGCTCAACGCATGCTCATGGCATGCTCATGGCATGCTGCCGGCTACTCACGGTTTTTTCGCGGCTTGCCCACCGCTTGCTGGTGGCTTGCCGATCGGCGTGCTCCCGTTGTCCTGGGTGCCGCGCAGGAAATCGAAATCGCAGCCTTTGTCCGCCTGTGTCACCGTGCTCAGGAACAGCTTGCGGTAGCCGCGGTCGTCGCCTTCCCGCGCGGGACGCGGCCGCCACGCGGCCTTGCGGCGCGCGAGTTCGGCGTCGTCGACCAGCAGGGAGATTTCGCGCCGCTGGACGCTCAAGCGTATGCGGTCGCCGGTGCGCACCAGGGCCAGCGGGCCGCCGATCGCGGATTCCGGCGTGACGTGCAGCACGATGGATCCGGACGCGGTGCCGCTCATGCGGCCATCGGAGATCCGCACCATGTCCTTCACGCCGGCGCGCGCCAGCTTGCGCGGAATCGGCATATAGCCGGCTTCCGGCATGCCGGGCGCGCCCACCGGGCCGATGTGCTTGAGCACCATGATGTCGTCGGCATGGATGTCCAGCTCCTCGTCGTCGACGCGCGCGGCCAGGTCCTCCAGGTCTTCGAACACCACCGCGCGGCCTTCATGTTCCATCAGCGCGGCGGTCGCCGCCGATTGCTTGATGATCGCGCCGCCGGGCGCCAGGTTGCCGCGCAGCACGGCGATGCCGCCTTGCGCATAAACGGGCTTGTCGAAGGGGCGTACGACGTCCTGCGGGAAGGCGGGTGGCGCATCGTCCAGCTCCTCGCCCAGCGTGCGGCCAGTGACCGTCAGGGCATCCAGGTGCAGCAGCGGCCGCAGTTCGCGCAGCAGCGTGCGCACGCCGCCCGCCTTGTGGAAGTCCTCCATGTAGTGCTGGCCCGACGGCTTCAGGTCCACCAGCACGGGGGTTTCCTTGCCGATGCGGTCGAAGGCTTCCATGTCCAGGGCGATGCCCAGCCGGCCCGCCACCGCGGTCAAGTGCACGATGCCGTTGGTGGACCCGCCGATCGCCAGCAGCACGCGCAGCGCGTTTTCGAAGGACTTCGCGGTCAGGATGCGGTCCGGCGTCAGCTGTCTGCCTATCATCGCCACCGCTTCGGCGCCGGTGCGTTCGGCCACGCGGATGCGGTCGGCCGTCACGGCCGGTGGCGACGCGCTACCGGGCACCGCGATGCCCAGCGCCTCCGCGATGCAGGCCATCGTACTGGCCGTGCCCATCACCGAACACGTACCGACGCTGGCGACGAGCTGGTTGTTGACGTCGGCGATTTCGGCGTCGTCGATTTCCTCCGCGCGGTATTTGCCCCAGAAACGGCGGCAGTCCGTGCAGGCGCCGACGCGTTCGCCGCGGTGCGAGCCGGTCAGCATCGAGCCGGTCACCAGCTGGATGGCCGGCACCTTGCCGCTCGCGGCGGCCATCAGTTGCGCGGGAACGGTCTTGTCGCAGCCGCCGATCAGCACCACCGCATCCATGGGTTGGGCACGGATCATCTCCTCCGTGTCCATGGACATCAGGTTGCGCAGGAACATGCTGGTGGGAGACGCGAAGCTTTCATGGACCGAGATGGTCGGGAATTCCACCGGCAGGCCGCCGGCCAGCATCACCCCGCGCTTCACGGCCTCCAGCAGCTGCGGCATATTTCCGTGGCAGGGATTGAAACCGCTGCCGGTATTGGCGATGCCCACGATGGGGCGCGACAGCGCGTCGTCGCTCAGGCCGGCGCCCTTGATGAAGGCCTTGCGCAGGAACAGCGAAAACCCGGCATCGCCGTAGCTGGTCAGGCCCTTGCGCATGCCGCTGGCCGCGGCCGCATCGGATGTAGAGGAAGACTTCGATGACATGACTATCCTTCTTTGAAACCGTCGCCCCGTGGCCGGGTACGCCGTGATGCCCCTACGCGATTCATGGCGCCGCGGCGGGGGCGAGCGCCACCGCGAAGCCGGTACTGCCATAGCGGCGCCACGACGGAATCGATCCGCCGTGACACCCGCCGCGATCATCACTGCGTCGCGGACTCAATCCACCGTGATTTTCGCGTCCTGTATCACCTGTGCCCATTGGTCCACCTCCGCCTGCAGGCGCTTGCGCGCCTCGTCCGCCGAGGCCGGCGCGACCGCGTAGGCGCCCTGCTGCAGCAGCTTTTCCTTGGTGTCCGGCATCACCAGGATTTTCGCCAATGCCGCGTTCAAGGTGTCGACCACGGGCTTGGGCGTCCTGGCCGGCACCAGCACCCCGAACATCGACGCGACATTGAAGTTGGGCAGGCCGGCCTCCGCCGCCGTTGGCGTATCGGGCAGCATGGAAATGCGCTCGGGCATCGTAACCGCAAGCGCGCGCAGCTGTCCGCTCTTGATGAAAGGCAGCGCGGCCGGCACGGTTTCCACCATCGTCAGCACCTGGCCGCCGACCAGGTCGGTCATGGCGGGTCCGCTGCCGCGATACGGCACATGCAGCATATCCACGCCGGCCTGCCGCTTGAAGAGCTCGGCCGCCATGCGCTGCGGTGCGCCGGCGCCGGACGATGCATAGGTGAGCTTGCCCGGATTGGCCTTGGCGTAGGCGATCAGTTCCTTCAGGTTGTGGACCGGCAGCGTGGGATTGACCACGAACACCAGCGGCACGGCGGCGATCGTGGCGACCGGCGTCAGGTCGCGCATCAGGTCGTACGAGATCGATTTCTTCTCCAGCGTCGACATGATGGAATGCGAGGTAATCGCCCCCATCAACAGCGTATAGCCATCGGGTTCGGCACGCGCCACCGCGTCGGCGCCCAGGTTGCCGCCCGCGCCGCCGCGGTTCTCCACGACCACCTGCTGCTTCAGCACTTCCGACAGCTTCATCGCGATCACCCGGCCCACCACGTCCGTGGCACCGCCGGGGGGATAGGGCACGACCAGCTTCAAGGCATGATCAGGAAAAGCGGCCTGTGCATGGGGCGCGTAGGAAGCCAGGACGGCCAGCGCACAGGCGGCGGCAGCCAGCAAGCGCCTGCGCGGCGCGGATTGGCGGATGGGCATGCGTTTGTCTCCATTATGTTTTTGATGGCCCGGCCACGCGGGCGGCGCCGGTCCCGGCAACCATTATTCATGGCCAGACACGCCGGAAGCCTGGGTTTTGTATGGTTCAAAGCGAAATTTTGTTCAGGTCCGCCGGGCGCCGGCGCTCGCCGCGCGGTACCGCGCGGTACCATGTCGCGCGGCCAGCAGACCGCCGCTTCGCCTTCCGCATCCGGACCCCTTGCCACGCCGCCATGAAAGACACGCCGCCGTCTTCGTCTTCGCAGCATCCCGACAACGCCGATATGCCTGTGCCCACCCCGGCGCGCCCAGGCGATGCCGGCGCCCGGCACGCAAGCGCCGGCGATGGCCGGAGCGCCCCTGCGCAGGCCGCCGAGCGTCGGCCTGGCGCCGAGGGACCCGACGCCGAGCATGCCGCCGCCTCTCCGCGGGTTCCGCTGTGGGTCCTGGCGTTGTCCACCACGCTGGGCATGCAGACCGTGGCGTCCTTCCTGGACCAGAGCCTGCCCGTGATCGCGCCCCTGCTCACGGCCGGCGCTGGCCTGTCGCCCGAACGCGTCGGCAATCTCTCTTCGCTCAATTCGCTGGGCACCGTCCTCTTCCTGCTGTTCGGCGCCCCGCTGCTGGCCCGCCTGGGCCCCGTGCGCATGCTGCAGGCCGGCGCGCTGCTGGCGGTATTCGGCCTGGGACTGGCCGCCACGGGCTACTGGCCCCTGCTGATCGTCGGCGCCATCCTCATGGGCATAGGCTACGGCCCATCCCCACCCGCCGGCAGCCGCATCCTGGCCGCCACCGCGCCGCCCCGGCATCGCACCCTGATCTTCTCCATCAAGCAAGCCGGCGCGCCCGCGGGCGCGGCCTGCGCCGGCCTGATCCTGGCGCCCGCCGCGGCGGCCTGGGGATGGGAAGGCGCCATGCTGATTTCCATGGCCATCGGCATCGCCGCCGCCTGCGTGATCGCGCCCGCGCGCGAACGCCTGGATACCGAGCGCGATCCGCAACGCGCCATACACGTGAAGGCGCTGATACACCCCCGCGCCTTCGCCACGCCCTATCGCGTACTGCGCGCGGCGCCATCCCTGCTGACGGTATCCGCCCTGGCCTTCTCCTTCGCCATCGTCCAAGGTTCGCTGTTTTCCTTTTCGGTGACCTACCTGGTCACCGCGCGCGGCATGCCCCTGGCCACGGCCGGCATCGCCTACGCCTGCATGCAGTTCGCCGGCGTCTTCGCGCGCATCTTCCTGGGCTGGCTGGCCGACCGCACCGGCCGCCCCGCCTACAACCTGACCATCCAGGCCTTCATCGCCGCCGCGCTGGTGGCGGCCTACG
Proteins encoded in this region:
- a CDS encoding amidase, translating into MPASSDSLVSWSTVDLRRAIGDKTISPVELLQACLARIEALNPYLNAITATCYERARQEARAAEAAVLRGLPLGALHGLPLGVKDLEETEGLLTTFGSPMYRGHVPSADNLMVARMRRAGAIVVGKTNVPELGAGANTRNPVWGATGNPFDPRLNCGGSSGGSAVALATDMLPLCTGSDTGGSLRIPAAKCGVIGFRPSPGLVPVERRALGWTPISVVGPMGRVMDDVGLHLSAIAGRADCDPLSYDVDAAAFASLRPRDLASLRVGYTVDFGVCDVDDDIRRVFLARMDAMRHLFRSCEEVHPDLAAADRCFDVIRAANYVARYREAYEADPANLGPNPRANYEMGAAMTLADHTAAHLDQTRMFKAFQALYQDYDVILAPTTPVSPFPWTQLALDRINGKPQENYYRWLALTYVVTLMTNPALSMPCGRDHAGMPFGMQVIAGFRQDLALLEICKSLEWAWARDPALARPLPDLDRLRAQPPVDFRTGIVTAPPEAALVQGSGAGPRAADSVDVAV
- a CDS encoding dihydrodipicolinate synthase family protein — its product is MSHHHDHRLRGVLSPVLTPFNPDRTPSAQGLVRHCRALVEQGVGLAVFGTNSEAASMSVGEKRALLDALLAAGLPPDRMMPGTGACAVPDAIELTRHAVQAGCAGVLVLPPFYYKGVSDEGLFRAYANLIEGVGDDRLRVYLYHIPPVSGVPITLGLIERLLKAYPKQVAGAKDSSGDWENTEAMVRAFAADGFDVFPGSEVFLLPGLRAGAVGCITATANVNAAEIMRVYREWQTPQADAWHERIRQIRGIFQALPMISAMKEAVAWQSGDDAWRIVRPPLVELSEAQAAQLRRQLTEADYRMPMADTLAYSR
- a CDS encoding LysR family transcriptional regulator; translation: MDTRYLQSFVTVAESGSFAQAARRLDLTPTAVAARIKALEDTLGLSLIKRAGRSVRPTEAGMRILDRARALLRDARDLAALAEDEASFGELRLGVFVSAMTSVLPPVLKRVYDRYPSLSVFVMPGASVDLCHRVAAGELDAAIVVEPQFAIGKAVRWQSIMEEPLIVVAPASMKGRDAHELLRTQPFIRYDRSVLGGQLADRYLRDHRIVPHQRLEMDSLLGVAALVDQGLGVALLPDWSSLWSSRYALTRVPLPGRTPVRRVGLVWQTHGARTALAETLLEDARAVFPRAAARRGARGD
- a CDS encoding IlvD/Edd family dehydratase, with amino-acid sequence MSSKSSSTSDAAAASGMRKGLTSYGDAGFSLFLRKAFIKGAGLSDDALSRPIVGIANTGSGFNPCHGNMPQLLEAVKRGVMLAGGLPVEFPTISVHESFASPTSMFLRNLMSMDTEEMIRAQPMDAVVLIGGCDKTVPAQLMAAASGKVPAIQLVTGSMLTGSHRGERVGACTDCRRFWGKYRAEEIDDAEIADVNNQLVASVGTCSVMGTASTMACIAEALGIAVPGSASPPAVTADRIRVAERTGAEAVAMIGRQLTPDRILTAKSFENALRVLLAIGGSTNGIVHLTAVAGRLGIALDMEAFDRIGKETPVLVDLKPSGQHYMEDFHKAGGVRTLLRELRPLLHLDALTVTGRTLGEELDDAPPAFPQDVVRPFDKPVYAQGGIAVLRGNLAPGGAIIKQSAATAALMEHEGRAVVFEDLEDLAARVDDEELDIHADDIMVLKHIGPVGAPGMPEAGYMPIPRKLARAGVKDMVRISDGRMSGTASGSIVLHVTPESAIGGPLALVRTGDRIRLSVQRREISLLVDDAELARRKAAWRPRPAREGDDRGYRKLFLSTVTQADKGCDFDFLRGTQDNGSTPIGKPPASGGQAAKKP